In the genome of Halobacterium noricense, one region contains:
- a CDS encoding ISH3-like element ISH3B family transposase yields the protein MSNTKQADGEIHEDQLLNFLVNALDEEVALTLAENAEIDAEDIYEVLVGACADGTSVSTLCEKSEDAPHENSVLYHLRTKFDLETLEQVGNALLQKDVLDVLPQQVEVVSDLHLRPYYGDEDGTDGLYHSQAKRGTTAFHAYATLYARVKNKRYTLAVRRLEDGDTASSVLAEFLGILDGLDLEVKAVFLDREFYDSKCLTLLQAHNYAYVMPIVRWGQTIKQELSEGWSRVIQHDMTAKLDGHSWTVEFPVYIDCTYQNGRYDEHGVARHGYAADAPFIDSPRDARYHYAKRFGIEASYRLSEQSIATTSTQNPVVRLLYVVVSLLLQNVWRYLHWEYVATPRRGGRRLWKWSFKEFINMIQRAAWTALATRRAVPANRPPDDRFTR from the coding sequence GTGTCTAATACCAAGCAAGCAGACGGTGAAATCCACGAGGACCAGCTTCTTAACTTCCTCGTCAACGCTCTTGACGAGGAAGTCGCCCTCACACTCGCTGAAAACGCCGAGATCGATGCTGAAGACATCTACGAGGTCCTCGTCGGCGCGTGCGCCGACGGGACCTCGGTCTCAACGCTCTGTGAGAAAAGCGAAGATGCTCCCCACGAAAATTCGGTTCTCTACCATCTCCGCACCAAATTCGATCTTGAGACGCTCGAACAAGTCGGAAACGCGCTCCTTCAGAAGGACGTTCTCGACGTTCTTCCCCAGCAGGTGGAGGTCGTTTCAGACCTCCACCTGCGGCCCTACTACGGCGATGAAGACGGGACAGACGGCCTGTATCACTCACAAGCGAAGCGTGGAACAACTGCGTTCCATGCCTACGCGACACTCTACGCGCGTGTGAAGAACAAACGCTACACGCTGGCGGTGCGCCGTCTCGAAGACGGCGACACCGCCAGCAGTGTCCTCGCAGAGTTTCTCGGTATCCTCGACGGCCTTGACCTCGAAGTCAAGGCCGTCTTTCTTGACCGCGAATTCTACGACAGTAAGTGTTTGACGCTGCTTCAGGCACACAACTACGCCTACGTCATGCCGATCGTCCGCTGGGGACAGACGATCAAGCAAGAACTTTCGGAAGGCTGGAGTCGCGTGATTCAACACGACATGACGGCGAAACTCGACGGTCACAGCTGGACCGTCGAGTTTCCCGTCTACATCGACTGTACGTACCAAAACGGACGGTACGACGAACATGGGGTGGCGCGTCACGGCTACGCCGCTGACGCGCCGTTCATCGACTCACCACGAGACGCTCGATACCACTACGCGAAACGGTTCGGTATCGAGGCCAGCTACCGACTCTCCGAGCAAAGTATTGCGACGACCTCGACACAAAATCCGGTTGTACGGCTGCTGTACGTCGTGGTGAGCTTGTTGTTACAGAACGTCTGGCGGTATTTACACTGGGAGTACGTGGCGACGCCCCGCCGTGGGGGGCGTCGCCTCTGGAAGTGGTCGTTCAAGGAGTTCATCAACATGATTCAACGGGCAGCGTGGACGGCCCTCGCGACGCGTCGGGCCGTCCCCGCAAACCGACCACCAGACGACCGGTTTACCCGCTAA
- a CDS encoding prolipoprotein diacylglyceryl transferase: MTLKPHWCPVDECDFGVDAERSLGSVRSHINAETSEGHDWNALKEEVHNQEQREGAEEQPEAGETSPSEQGETPPESAATDGSDDEEAEPDGEQSEGTESSPSEQDENGSDMATQEEYEQQHSESSDEGGDEGESSGDSPSDGEQSPTGDESSGESGGVPAPSTQTVLLVVGAVAVTAAIYWFVLRDDDSAPSGSTASVEAADSDEESSETEQEETEELWDE, from the coding sequence ATGACGCTGAAGCCGCACTGGTGCCCGGTCGACGAGTGCGACTTCGGCGTCGACGCGGAGCGCTCGCTCGGCTCGGTGCGCTCACACATCAACGCCGAGACCAGCGAGGGCCACGACTGGAACGCCCTCAAAGAGGAGGTACACAACCAAGAGCAGCGAGAAGGCGCCGAAGAGCAGCCCGAAGCAGGCGAAACCTCGCCTTCAGAGCAGGGCGAAACGCCCCCAGAAAGCGCTGCTACCGACGGCTCCGACGACGAAGAGGCAGAACCGGACGGAGAGCAGTCTGAAGGCACCGAATCCTCGCCTTCAGAGCAGGACGAAAACGGCTCTGACATGGCTACACAGGAAGAGTACGAGCAACAGCACTCGGAGAGCAGCGACGAAGGCGGCGACGAAGGCGAGTCGTCGGGCGATTCGCCTAGCGACGGCGAGCAATCGCCTACAGGCGACGAGAGCAGCGGCGAGAGCGGGGGTGTGCCCGCGCCGAGCACCCAGACTGTGCTGCTCGTCGTCGGCGCGGTCGCGGTCACCGCGGCCATCTACTGGTTCGTGCTCCGCGACGACGACAGCGCGCCATCCGGCAGTACGGCCAGCGTCGAGGCCGCCGACAGCGACGAAGAGAGCAGCGAGACCGAGCAGGAAGAGACGGAGGAACTCTGGGATGAGTGA
- a CDS encoding universal stress protein → MYRVLVPVDDDVDRALAQARYVANLPDAAENVEAIVLFVFTGDSEELPEDVQQFKSASRVQSVRRAQEFLEDAGIDVQVRDDSGDTTDDIIADADEYDVDAIVLGGRKRSPAGKAIFGSVTQSVILNADRPVVVTGEET, encoded by the coding sequence ATGTACCGCGTGTTGGTACCGGTTGACGACGACGTAGACCGTGCGCTCGCGCAGGCTCGATACGTGGCAAACCTGCCCGACGCCGCCGAAAACGTCGAAGCTATCGTACTGTTCGTGTTCACTGGCGACAGCGAAGAGCTCCCCGAGGACGTCCAGCAGTTCAAGTCCGCGAGCCGCGTCCAGTCGGTGCGGCGCGCACAGGAGTTCCTCGAAGACGCGGGTATCGACGTTCAGGTTCGGGACGACTCCGGGGACACCACCGACGACATCATCGCAGACGCCGACGAGTACGACGTCGACGCCATCGTGCTCGGCGGGCGGAAGCGCTCGCCCGCGGGGAAGGCCATCTTCGGCAGCGTCACGCAGTCGGTCATCCTGAACGCCGACCGCCCGGTCGTCGTGACCGGCGAAGAAACCTGA
- a CDS encoding tyrosine-type recombinase/integrase has translation MIPDLENPADEISPRKARREFLNARRGNVKESTYRTYKYPTDHFADFCEENEIESIGKVGGYVIESWKQTRKGEVKQITLHNNVKTLRVFVRWCEKAELVERGTADRMEIPEVTKEQAVSNESIPLNQAEQILRYLSTYEYASRRHALFKTMWHTGCRISGAIALDVEDVVSDGNGAILRFQNRTVEGTPLKNGNGGERNVTLNEDTHGVLVDYIEGKRPDVTDQYDRKPLFCTGTQRVERQRAYKNFTAITRPCVVTGDCPHDRDIDGCDAASRKKEAFGCPSSKSLHPIRRGSITYHIERGWPKEKLAERVDVSVEVLNKHYDARSKEQEREGREQFLDLL, from the coding sequence ATGATACCCGACCTCGAAAATCCGGCTGACGAAATCAGCCCCCGAAAAGCACGCAGGGAATTCCTGAACGCTCGTCGCGGTAACGTGAAGGAATCAACGTACAGAACGTACAAGTACCCTACCGACCACTTCGCGGACTTCTGCGAGGAAAACGAGATTGAATCCATCGGGAAGGTCGGCGGCTACGTAATCGAGTCGTGGAAGCAGACGCGGAAGGGTGAGGTGAAGCAAATCACCCTCCATAATAACGTGAAGACGCTGCGGGTGTTCGTTCGGTGGTGCGAGAAGGCGGAGTTAGTCGAACGTGGGACGGCTGACCGTATGGAGATTCCCGAGGTGACGAAGGAACAGGCTGTTAGTAACGAAAGCATCCCCCTGAACCAAGCCGAACAAATCCTCCGCTACCTCAGCACCTACGAATACGCATCACGGCGACACGCCCTGTTCAAGACGATGTGGCACACGGGCTGTCGAATTAGTGGGGCAATTGCCCTTGACGTCGAGGACGTCGTGAGTGATGGAAACGGGGCTATCTTGCGCTTCCAGAACCGGACGGTTGAGGGAACCCCGTTGAAGAACGGGAACGGCGGCGAACGCAACGTCACTCTGAACGAGGATACCCACGGTGTTCTCGTTGACTACATCGAGGGGAAACGTCCTGATGTAACCGACCAGTACGACCGCAAGCCGTTGTTCTGCACGGGGACGCAGCGTGTTGAGAGGCAACGGGCGTACAAGAACTTCACCGCTATCACGCGCCCGTGCGTTGTTACTGGGGACTGTCCTCACGACCGGGATATAGATGGCTGTGACGCTGCTTCGAGGAAGAAAGAAGCCTTCGGGTGTCCATCGTCAAAATCACTCCACCCAATTCGTCGTGGGTCGATTACCTATCATATCGAGCGTGGATGGCCGAAAGAGAAACTCGCGGAGCGCGTTGATGTCTCTGTCGAGGTACTGAACAAGCACTATGACGCACGGTCGAAAGAACAAGAGCGAGAAGGGCGCGAACAGTTCTTAGACTTATTATAG
- a CDS encoding PH domain-containing protein: MGLFDKIKNTSVHLQSCPKCGKDQLKGGVLKSEVVCRNCEYETTFSQIRKYSTTGGHEYDEEYVGNLVQTADGGTVTESVLKATGAGQSTVLDFLDEDEQPHHIIKGNTIDVEGGGDSTSLLGNNRSRKMSVGINQCLTVITDERVFVIIQQGNGTDERHIPYDSITGIDLDIGGGGATSRLSLQTHGRTYHLSGSLSDEADCRKAIEYVRHRRDELTQGQEDSGNTQASPLDQLERLKSLKDEGDISEAEFKKKKDELLDRI; this comes from the coding sequence ATGGGCCTATTTGATAAAATCAAGAACACCTCTGTCCACCTGCAATCCTGCCCCAAATGTGGCAAAGACCAACTCAAGGGCGGTGTTCTGAAATCAGAAGTTGTTTGCCGAAACTGTGAGTACGAAACAACCTTCTCTCAGATACGAAAGTACTCGACAACTGGGGGCCATGAGTATGATGAGGAATATGTGGGCAATCTTGTACAAACTGCTGATGGTGGGACGGTAACCGAAAGCGTACTGAAAGCAACCGGCGCAGGTCAGTCCACTGTATTAGACTTCCTTGATGAAGATGAACAGCCCCACCATATTATCAAAGGTAATACAATTGACGTTGAGGGTGGGGGTGACAGTACTTCACTACTCGGAAACAACCGAAGTCGGAAAATGTCGGTCGGAATCAACCAGTGTCTAACGGTTATTACCGACGAACGAGTATTTGTTATAATCCAGCAAGGAAATGGAACTGATGAGCGGCATATTCCGTACGATTCGATAACGGGAATTGACTTAGATATTGGAGGGGGCGGGGCTACAAGCCGGTTATCTCTGCAAACGCACGGTCGCACATATCATCTCTCCGGAAGCCTATCAGATGAGGCGGACTGCCGGAAAGCAATTGAGTATGTCCGTCATCGTCGCGACGAATTGACTCAGGGGCAGGAAGATAGTGGTAATACCCAAGCAAGTCCTCTTGACCAACTGGAGCGGTTAAAATCCTTGAAAGATGAAGGCGATATTTCTGAGGCAGAATTCAAGAAAAAGAAGGACGAACTACTTGATAGAATCTGA
- a CDS encoding ATP-binding protein, giving the protein MNGLLAAKSGWGKSWYTQAWTEANVDEYDRLVVLDFKDEYRGLVKSGYAKHFIVGPREAEAFGVEEWMQFLQQNPQVVLCRHGLDEETWREEVADPVAKANRRLAGSSLTVIDEAHFVAPQRGSVPDGVKGLATTGRGEDASSLWVTQRLTEMDETVLAQMMFTILGGFTSSGDLAKVKSIVEYPKDLHNPQAGKVSHSPEELQRVDASGTKAKGGYVPALEKFTDDDGNTVGSEWIYADESGEMERKDTRNVSMESTHFGAQGKQLKSPEGA; this is encoded by the coding sequence GTGAACGGGCTGCTTGCGGCGAAATCCGGCTGGGGGAAGTCGTGGTACACCCAGGCGTGGACAGAGGCGAACGTCGACGAGTACGACCGCCTGGTAGTGCTCGACTTCAAGGACGAGTACCGCGGGTTGGTGAAGTCCGGCTACGCGAAGCATTTCATCGTCGGCCCCCGCGAAGCGGAGGCGTTCGGCGTCGAGGAGTGGATGCAGTTCCTCCAGCAGAACCCTCAGGTCGTCCTCTGTCGGCACGGACTCGACGAAGAGACGTGGCGCGAGGAGGTCGCCGACCCGGTCGCAAAGGCGAACCGCCGGCTCGCTGGCTCGTCGCTGACGGTCATCGACGAGGCGCACTTCGTCGCCCCGCAGCGCGGTAGCGTGCCGGACGGCGTGAAAGGGCTGGCGACGACCGGCCGCGGCGAGGACGCTAGCAGTCTGTGGGTCACGCAGCGACTCACGGAGATGGACGAGACCGTGCTCGCGCAGATGATGTTCACCATCCTCGGCGGGTTCACGTCCTCGGGCGACCTCGCGAAGGTCAAGAGCATCGTCGAGTACCCGAAGGACCTCCACAACCCCCAGGCGGGGAAGGTCTCGCACTCCCCGGAGGAACTCCAGCGCGTCGACGCGAGCGGCACGAAGGCGAAGGGTGGCTACGTGCCGGCCCTGGAGAAGTTCACCGACGACGATGGGAACACTGTCGGGAGCGAATGGATTTACGCCGACGAGAGCGGCGAAATGGAGCGGAAAGACACTCGCAACGTCTCGATGGAGAGCACCCACTTCGGCGCACAGGGAAAACAACTGAAATCCCCGGAGGGGGCCTGA
- the guaB gene encoding IMP dehydrogenase: MAHDPSTDGRFSEKLRVPEALTFDDVLLRPAESRVEPDDADVSTQVSTNVSLNTPILSAAMDTVTGSDLAIAMAREGGLGVLHQNMDVEDTAAEVERVKRADELVIDRENVVTATPEQTVSEVDRMMSHEGVSGAPVVDDDDRVLGIISGTDIRPYLEVGESDTVREAMTDEVITASEDVDARDALELMYEHKIERVPLVDDEDRLVGLVTMQGILERREHEDAARDEDGHLCVGVAVGPFEEDRATAADDAGADVLFIDCAHAHNKNVIESAREIGETVEADVVVGNVGTSEAAAEIVDFADGIKVGIGPGSICTTRVVTGAGMPQITAVSEVADVAHPEGVPVIADGGIRYSGDAAKAIAAGADAVMLGSYFAGTDEAPGRVITMNGKKYKQYRGMGSVGAMQSGGGDRYLKEEDEDEEFVPEGVEAATPYKGPLSQELHQLVGGIQSGMGYVGAATIPQFKTEAEFVRVSAAGQTEGHPHDVMITDEAPNYSPQNE; encoded by the coding sequence ATGGCGCACGACCCTTCGACGGACGGCCGATTCTCCGAGAAACTCCGCGTCCCAGAGGCGTTGACCTTCGACGACGTGCTCCTCCGCCCCGCGGAGAGCCGCGTCGAACCCGACGACGCCGACGTCAGCACGCAAGTCTCGACGAACGTCTCCCTGAACACGCCGATTCTCTCCGCGGCGATGGACACCGTCACGGGGTCCGACCTCGCCATCGCGATGGCCCGCGAGGGCGGGCTCGGTGTCCTCCACCAAAACATGGACGTCGAGGACACCGCCGCCGAAGTCGAGCGCGTGAAGCGCGCCGACGAACTCGTCATCGACCGCGAGAACGTCGTCACCGCGACGCCCGAGCAGACCGTCAGCGAGGTCGACCGCATGATGAGCCACGAGGGCGTCTCCGGCGCGCCCGTGGTCGACGACGACGACCGCGTGCTCGGCATCATTTCCGGGACGGACATCCGCCCGTATCTCGAAGTCGGCGAGTCCGATACGGTCCGCGAGGCGATGACCGACGAGGTCATCACCGCCAGCGAGGACGTCGACGCCCGCGACGCCCTCGAACTCATGTACGAGCACAAAATCGAGCGCGTCCCGCTCGTGGACGACGAGGACCGCCTCGTCGGCCTCGTCACGATGCAGGGCATCCTCGAACGCCGCGAGCACGAGGACGCCGCCCGGGACGAGGACGGCCACCTGTGCGTCGGCGTCGCCGTCGGTCCTTTCGAGGAGGACCGCGCGACCGCCGCCGACGACGCCGGTGCCGACGTCCTGTTCATCGACTGCGCGCACGCCCACAACAAGAACGTCATCGAGTCCGCGCGCGAAATCGGTGAGACCGTCGAGGCCGACGTCGTCGTCGGGAACGTCGGCACCAGCGAGGCCGCCGCGGAAATCGTCGACTTCGCGGACGGCATCAAGGTCGGCATCGGCCCGGGTTCCATCTGCACCACGCGCGTCGTCACGGGTGCCGGCATGCCCCAGATTACGGCCGTCTCCGAAGTCGCCGACGTCGCCCACCCTGAGGGTGTCCCTGTTATCGCGGACGGCGGCATCCGGTACTCCGGCGACGCCGCGAAGGCAATCGCCGCGGGTGCCGACGCCGTCATGCTCGGCTCGTACTTCGCGGGCACCGACGAAGCCCCGGGTCGGGTCATCACGATGAACGGCAAGAAGTACAAGCAGTACCGCGGCATGGGCTCGGTCGGTGCGATGCAGTCCGGCGGCGGTGACCGCTACCTCAAGGAGGAAGACGAGGACGAGGAGTTCGTCCCCGAGGGCGTCGAGGCCGCGACCCCCTACAAGGGCCCGCTCTCGCAAGAACTCCACCAGCTCGTCGGCGGCATCCAGTCCGGCATGGGCTACGTCGGCGCCGCGACCATCCCGCAGTTCAAGACCGAAGCGGAGTTCGTCCGCGTCTCCGCCGCGGGCCAGACCGAGGGCCACCCCCACGACGTGATGATTACGGACGAAGCGCCCAACTACAGCCCGCAGAACGAGTGA
- a CDS encoding response regulator gives MVLVVDDEKDLADLFTAWLSADYTVRTAYSGQSALDSLDDSIDVVLLDRRMPDLSGDAVLAEVRERGLDCRVAMVTAVDPDFDIVEMGFDAYLTKPVTSDDIHDVVETLLARKHHDAAVQRYFQLVTKRAALEAEYGDGVVNDPKYEALQAEIESLEREVDELASEFDSDDFEVELRRIEQDAGDDVSDADTDGGSV, from the coding sequence GTGGTCCTCGTCGTCGACGACGAGAAGGACCTCGCCGACCTGTTCACCGCGTGGCTCTCCGCCGACTACACCGTGCGGACCGCCTACAGCGGGCAATCGGCGCTCGATTCACTCGACGACTCAATCGACGTCGTCCTGCTGGACCGCCGCATGCCGGACCTCTCCGGGGACGCCGTGCTCGCGGAGGTCCGCGAGCGCGGCCTCGACTGCCGGGTGGCGATGGTGACCGCCGTCGACCCGGACTTCGACATCGTCGAGATGGGGTTCGACGCGTACCTCACGAAGCCCGTGACGAGCGACGACATCCACGACGTCGTGGAGACGCTACTGGCGCGCAAACACCACGACGCCGCGGTCCAGCGGTACTTCCAGTTGGTCACGAAGCGCGCCGCGCTGGAAGCCGAGTACGGCGACGGCGTCGTCAACGACCCGAAGTACGAGGCCCTGCAGGCCGAAATAGAATCGTTGGAGCGCGAGGTGGACGAACTCGCCAGCGAGTTCGACAGCGACGACTTCGAGGTCGAACTTCGCCGCATCGAGCAGGACGCCGGCGACGACGTCAGTGACGCCGACACCGACGGGGGGAGCGTCTGA
- a CDS encoding ribbon-helix-helix domain-containing protein, which produces MGRMESDESNTKRVTVRVPEQLVEEYDEALDEQDTNRSEDIRQHMRRTVSKPTTDGGLVPPQDDDTLAAAYTELRRLTTDGRSLPLTEARSVLASKLNIPKESVPRRVLKPLNERGYLKRTGDPVNQPHISVR; this is translated from the coding sequence ATGGGCCGGATGGAGAGCGACGAGTCCAACACCAAGCGCGTCACCGTCCGCGTTCCCGAGCAGCTCGTCGAGGAGTACGACGAGGCGCTTGACGAGCAAGATACGAACCGTAGCGAGGACATCCGCCAGCACATGCGGCGCACGGTCTCGAAACCGACGACGGACGGCGGTCTCGTGCCTCCACAGGACGATGACACGCTCGCTGCAGCCTACACAGAACTCCGGCGACTGACTACTGATGGACGCTCACTCCCGCTTACAGAGGCCCGCAGTGTGCTAGCTTCGAAACTTAATATCCCAAAAGAGAGTGTACCTCGGCGTGTTCTGAAGCCGCTCAACGAACGAGGGTATCTCAAAAGAACTGGCGACCCTGTGAATCAGCCACATATTAGCGTCCGATAA
- a CDS encoding DUF5794 domain-containing protein, translated as MSSSRHPVALRLEQRVGGDTRLLATVMLLPLVDGIFAALVLAGELDTYVGIAQIGLLVFGGSATLAVILAEMDEDPRSQAITVLVVGTPLILVAAAEAALAPTIATIVDIPTFERFAAIVILAIAAKTASSTIGDYLPSPSIIIGLGFVASVQPAGAELVLKSDPVLMLRAAAAGGVAVGFALAVVALQPYLRQVVDIDRFRFGSAVALGTLALSVFGLVPSQSPLVVFAVAGLLAFDPEEADIDTPDVPPTVDDGPNGAAAQPATPDGGSDPDEGDEAAYGYPGEDGAEERAPWL; from the coding sequence ATGAGTAGCTCACGCCACCCCGTCGCCCTCCGCCTAGAGCAACGCGTAGGCGGCGACACGCGGCTACTCGCTACCGTTATGCTGCTCCCGCTCGTGGACGGCATCTTCGCCGCCCTCGTGCTCGCGGGCGAACTCGACACGTACGTCGGCATCGCCCAGATCGGGCTGCTGGTCTTCGGCGGGAGCGCGACGCTCGCGGTCATCCTCGCGGAGATGGACGAGGACCCGCGCTCGCAAGCCATCACCGTCCTCGTCGTCGGCACGCCGCTGATACTCGTCGCCGCCGCCGAAGCAGCGCTCGCGCCCACCATCGCGACCATCGTCGACATCCCGACGTTCGAGCGCTTCGCCGCCATCGTCATCCTCGCCATCGCCGCGAAGACCGCCAGCTCCACCATCGGCGACTACCTGCCCTCCCCCAGCATCATCATCGGCCTCGGATTCGTCGCGAGCGTCCAGCCCGCAGGCGCTGAACTCGTGTTGAAATCCGACCCCGTGTTGATGCTGCGCGCCGCGGCCGCTGGCGGCGTCGCCGTCGGCTTCGCGCTCGCGGTCGTCGCGCTCCAGCCGTACCTCCGTCAGGTCGTCGACATCGACCGCTTCCGGTTCGGGAGCGCCGTCGCGCTCGGCACGCTCGCGCTCTCCGTGTTCGGGCTCGTGCCCTCGCAGTCCCCGCTGGTCGTCTTCGCCGTCGCCGGCCTGCTCGCGTTCGACCCCGAGGAAGCCGACATCGACACCCCGGACGTCCCGCCGACCGTCGACGACGGGCCCAACGGCGCCGCCGCACAGCCCGCGACGCCTGACGGCGGCAGCGACCCCGACGAGGGCGACGAAGCCGCCTACGGCTATCCCGGCGAGGACGGCGCGGAAGAACGCGCCCCCTGGCTGTAA
- a CDS encoding SWIM zinc finger family protein has protein sequence MSDLDPIEAALSPAQLEAWKACRAPGEMPVSRFADETERSKGTVGNHLSRAEDNLADAADEFADAATPVDFKTECQRRSTSWKRAAPMADDTEIRKLNSYAWAVRLPDGQTHVTALLRREDYFAGWCDCKGFTYNGGPCAHLCTLRQAAFVHVESDDGDRVRIPEQPPKTPATDGGQPVEPAAGHDGREFGRPESQL, from the coding sequence ATGAGCGACCTCGACCCCATCGAGGCCGCGCTCTCGCCCGCCCAACTCGAAGCCTGGAAAGCCTGCCGCGCGCCCGGTGAAATGCCCGTGAGCAGGTTCGCTGACGAGACCGAACGCTCGAAAGGCACCGTCGGCAACCACCTCAGCCGCGCCGAAGACAACCTCGCCGACGCCGCCGACGAGTTCGCCGACGCCGCCACACCCGTCGACTTCAAGACCGAGTGCCAGCGCCGCTCGACCAGCTGGAAGCGCGCCGCGCCGATGGCCGACGACACCGAGATTCGCAAACTCAACAGCTACGCGTGGGCCGTCCGCCTCCCCGACGGACAGACCCACGTCACCGCCCTGCTCCGCCGCGAGGACTACTTCGCCGGCTGGTGCGACTGCAAGGGCTTCACGTACAACGGCGGCCCCTGCGCGCACCTCTGCACGCTCCGCCAAGCCGCCTTCGTCCACGTCGAGAGCGACGACGGCGACCGCGTTCGCATCCCCGAACAGCCACCAAAGACGCCAGCCACCGACGGCGGCCAGCCCGTCGAGCCCGCCGCCGGCCACGACGGCCGCGAGTTCGGCCGCCCCGAATCCCAGCTATGA
- a CDS encoding DUF5795 family protein: MSDNRVVEGRMVTPKKLAELVEGESVMDAEPIEDADRDCPECGGDVISVGYMPSVTEFVTGYKCQDCEWSARED, encoded by the coding sequence ATGTCCGACAACCGCGTCGTCGAAGGCCGCATGGTCACCCCGAAGAAACTCGCGGAGCTCGTCGAAGGCGAGTCCGTGATGGACGCCGAACCCATCGAGGACGCCGACCGCGACTGCCCCGAGTGCGGCGGCGACGTCATCTCCGTCGGCTACATGCCGTCGGTGACGGAGTTCGTCACCGGCTACAAGTGCCAGGACTGCGAGTGGAGCGCCCGCGAGGACTAA
- a CDS encoding DHH family phosphoesterase, translating into MSSRATISSMSTYAILGCGSVGHAVAEELVERGKDVLIVDRDEARVEALRDQDLNAQVADIRDEEVAGLVSDRDVVLIMASDVEANEAAVANIRERDDEQFVVVRASDPVTSDELTELGADVVINPSSVIADAALRALESGELEYKARQLAEVIGGTENRLAIVTHDNPDPDSIAAAAALKAIADHLGVAADILYFGDIGHQENRAFVNLLDIELTPYEDVAIDDYDTVALVDPAKAGEVSLEREVDIFLDHYEVDEEFDAEFADVRPNVSATSTILTKYIQEFDLSVSQEVATALLYGIRAETLDFRRDTTPADLTAAAYLYPFADHDTLEQVESPNMSPETLDVLAEAIANREVQGSHLVSNAGFISDRDALSQAASQLLNLEGITTTAVFGIVEDTIYLAARSKDIRLNIGRVLGDAFENIGEAAGHSTQASAEIPLGIFTGIEATEENRETLLSLTEEAVTQKLFDAMGVESESSSGSNGS; encoded by the coding sequence ATGAGCAGCCGGGCAACCATCTCCTCGATGTCCACGTACGCCATTCTTGGCTGCGGGAGCGTCGGCCACGCCGTCGCCGAGGAGTTGGTCGAACGAGGCAAGGACGTCCTCATCGTGGACCGCGACGAGGCCCGCGTGGAGGCGCTGCGCGACCAGGACTTGAACGCGCAGGTCGCGGACATCCGCGACGAGGAGGTCGCGGGACTGGTCTCGGACCGTGACGTCGTCCTCATCATGGCCTCTGACGTCGAAGCGAACGAAGCCGCGGTCGCGAACATCCGCGAGCGCGACGACGAGCAGTTCGTCGTCGTGCGCGCCAGCGACCCCGTGACCAGCGACGAGCTCACGGAGCTGGGCGCGGACGTCGTCATCAACCCCTCCTCCGTCATCGCGGACGCGGCGCTGCGCGCGCTTGAATCCGGCGAACTGGAGTACAAGGCCCGCCAGCTCGCGGAGGTCATCGGAGGCACCGAGAACCGGCTGGCCATCGTCACGCACGACAACCCCGACCCGGACTCCATCGCCGCAGCGGCCGCGCTGAAGGCCATCGCGGACCACCTCGGCGTGGCAGCGGACATCCTCTACTTCGGGGACATCGGCCACCAGGAGAACCGCGCGTTCGTCAACCTCCTCGACATCGAGTTGACGCCGTACGAGGACGTCGCCATCGACGACTACGACACGGTCGCGCTCGTCGACCCGGCGAAGGCCGGCGAGGTGTCGCTCGAACGCGAGGTCGACATCTTCCTCGACCACTACGAGGTCGACGAGGAGTTCGACGCGGAGTTCGCGGACGTGCGCCCGAACGTCTCCGCGACCTCGACGATTCTCACGAAGTACATCCAGGAGTTCGACCTCTCCGTGAGCCAGGAGGTCGCAACCGCGCTCCTGTACGGGATTCGCGCCGAAACGCTGGATTTCCGCCGGGACACGACGCCCGCGGACCTCACCGCGGCGGCGTACCTCTACCCGTTCGCGGACCACGACACCCTCGAACAGGTGGAGTCGCCGAACATGAGCCCGGAGACGCTGGACGTGCTCGCGGAAGCCATCGCCAACCGCGAAGTCCAGGGCAGCCACCTCGTCTCGAACGCGGGGTTCATCAGCGACCGGGACGCGCTCTCGCAGGCCGCCTCCCAACTGCTGAACCTCGAAGGCATCACGACGACCGCGGTGTTCGGCATCGTCGAGGACACCATCTACCTGGCCGCGCGCTCGAAGGACATCCGGCTGAACATCGGCCGCGTGCTCGGCGACGCCTTCGAAAACATCGGCGAGGCCGCCGGCCACTCCACGCAGGCGTCCGCCGAAATCCCGCTCGGCATCTTCACGGGTATCGAAGCCACCGAGGAGAACCGCGAGACCCTGCTGTCGCTGACCGAGGAAGCCGTCACGCAGAAGCTCTTCGACGCGATGGGCGTCGAGTCCGAGAGTTCCAGCGGCTCGAACGGCAGTTGA